AGGAGCGCTACCGACAACCCCGCCGAGTAGCGGGTCTTGGCCTTGTTCATCAGCAACGCCGTCGCCAGTGCGAGCGGCACGGTGAGCACCGTCGTGCCGATGGCGAAGAGCATCGTGCGCGGGATCGACGCGGTGAAGTTCGAGTCCGCGACGAGCCGGTGGAAGTTCTTGAGCGCGACGTAACGGTCCGGGCCGTCGCGCAGCAGTTCGATCCGGAACAGGCTCATCCCGAACACGGCCGCGATCGGCGGCACCGCCACCAGCGCCACCAGCAGTCCGGCCGGCAGGAACAGCAGCACCGCGAACTTGCGCTCGCTGAGATAGTCGATCCGGCGCGAGAGTCGTCCGGGCAGTCGTCTGCGCGGCTCGAGCGGCGTGACCCGCTCGCGCGTGTCGACTGCTGAACCCACGCTGTCCTCCTGTGTCCGGTTTCCGCGCCGACCCGGTGCGCGGCCCCTACCCTCAGCCCGCCGTGAGGTGGCAGCAGTCTGTCCGCCCGCCACCTACCGTGTCAACAGGCGACATGCGAGTTTCATTTTCAAGCAAGCGGGAGCGCCGTTGTGCCGCGAGCACCAATGCCCAGGCTGTTGACACTGCCAAAGAACGCCCGAGATACTGTTTCACGCAATAACATTTCAGTCTCATAGAATGAAACTTGTTGGCCCAGCCGTCAGCATCTATCGGCACCCTCGAGGAGCAGCACACGACATGACGAACCACGTCGAGCGCCCCACGGATCCGGGGCCGGCCGCGAGTTCGAGCCGGCTGGCTCTGCCCGCGCCCGGGGTTCTGGTCCCGATCGTCACCCCCCTGCTCCCGAGCGGCAGTCCGGACCTGGAGTCCTTCGACTCGCTGCTCGAGTTCGGTATCGCGGCCGGCGTCGACGGCTTCCTGGTGCTCGGGTCATCGGGCGAAGCCGTGGCACTCAGCGCGGACGAGCGTTACCAAGTTGCAACGCGCGCACAGGCGTACTGCCGCGGCCGCGCCCACATCATGCTCGGCGTGGTCGCGCACGGCACCAAGGACGCCGGAGCAGACGCGCAGCGGCTGGATGCGATCGGAGCGGACAGTCTGCTTCTCACCGCACCGGCCGGTTTCGCGATGTCGCAGACGGAGCTCGGCGGCCACTTCCGCACCGTCGCGGGGCTGGTCGACACACCCGTCGTGGCGTACGAGGTTCCCACGCGCGTCGGCGTGTCGCTGTCCGCCGAACTCATCGCCGAGCTGGGCGCCGACGGCACGATCGTCGCGGTCAAGGACTCCTCCGGCGATCTCGTCCGCGGCCGGGCGGTGTCCGAGGCGACGCGCGGCCTGCCGGGATTCGTCCGCTACACCGGCTGTGAGCAGTGCATAGACGGGGCGATCCTCGGCGGCTACGACGGCGCGATCGCGGGGCTGGCCAACGTGTTCCCGCAGTTCCACGTCGAGCTCATCCGCCGCGTGGCCGCCGGCGACTGGCCCGGCGCGTCCAGGGTGCAGGGCTTGATCATGCGGCTGCTCGAGCTGTACTTCCACCCGTTGGAGTACGCGAGCTTCTCGGCGCAGTTCTTCGCAGTCGTCAAGGAAGCGCTCGTGCAGCGCGGCGTCATCGCCCACGGCACCACCAGCGCGCCGCTCGTCCAGGCCGACGAATCGATCCGGGTCCACGTGGCGAAGATCCTCGAGCTCGGCAGGGAACTCGAGGCCGAGCTGCGCGACAGCCGCCCGGCGGCCACGACCCTCGGGTGATCGAGCAGCACGATCTCGACGGGGAGCACACCCTCGAGATCAATGTCTTCGGGCCGGATGCCGGGCCCACCCTCGCGGTCCTCGGCGGGGTCCACGGCGACGAGCTGGAGGGTGTTCTCGCCGCGCGCATGCTCACCGCGCACCTCGGCGCGCTGCCGTCCGGCTCGCTGAGCGGCCGGGTGAAGGTCGTCCCCGTCAGCAACCCGCTCGCCTTCGCCGCGCGGTCGCGGACCAGCCCGGCCGACGGCGCGAACCTGGCCCGGGTGTTTCCCGGCCGGCCGGACGGGCAGGTCACCGAACGGATCGCCGACCTGCTGAGCACGCAGGTGATCGCGGGAGCCGATCTGCTCGTCGATCTGCACTCGGCCGGGGCGCGTTACGAGATGCCGGTGTTCGCCGGATACGTGGCCGACGCGCCGCTCGGAGAGCGTTCGGCAGCCGCCACGTACGCCTTCGGGGCACCCGTCGTGTGGGAGCACCGGGGGACCGGGCCGGGCCGCTCGCTGTCGGCTGCCGAGGAGCTCGGGGTCGCGTCGCTCTACGTCGAGGGCAGCGGTGGTGGCGGCCTGGTCGGCAGCGATCTCGACATCTACCTGCACGGCCTCCTGCGCCTGCTGTCCTGGCTCGGCCTGACGTCGACGCAGCACCCGCCGCCGGCCGAACCGCTCGTTCTCCGTGGCGACGACGGGAACGTCGATGCCTCGCTGGCCTGCTCGATCGGGGGCTATTGCGTCACCCGGGTCCGCTCGGGCCAGCAGGTCGAGTCCGGTCAGCTGCTCGCCGAAATCCTCGACGAGACGGGCAACAGCATCCAGCAGATCCGCAGCCCGCGGCGCGGTTCCGTCATGATGCTGCGGCGCCGCGCGGAGGTCGAGCCGGGGGACGGGATCGCGATGCTCGGCCCGGTCCCGCAGGGTCGCACATCATGACCGCGAACGAGCGGGCCGGCTCGTTGGCCGGGCAGGTCGCACTGGTTACCGGCGGTGGCACCGGCATCGGCGCGGCGATCACCGCCCGGTTGGCCGACACCGGCGCCTCGGTCGTGCTCGGTCAGTCGACACAGGATCGCGCCGACGCCGCCGTAGCCGCACTGGCCGCACCAGGGCGGGCGATCAGCGGTATCGGTGCCGACCTCGCCGACGCCGCGGCGTGCCGCGACCTCGTGGCCGCGGTGCTGAGCCGCCACGGCCGGATCGACATCCTCGTGAACAACGCGGGGGTCACCGGCGCCCCCGCGACCGGCCCGTTCCTCGAATTCACCGACGAGCACCTCGACCGGGTCATCGACGTCAACCTCAAGGCGGCGTTCCGGTGCGGACGGGACGCGGCTCGCGACATGGCGCGCCGGGGCGCGGGCGTCATCGTCAACGTCTCGTCGGTCGCCGCCTACGCCGCGCAACGCGACGCCAGCGCCTACGTAGCATCCAAGGCGGGCCTGGTCGGGCTCACCCGCGGCATGGCGTTCGAGCTCGCGCCGACGGGCGTCCGCGTCGTCGGCGTCGCGCCGGGCGACATCGTCGTCGGTGCTACCAACAGTGCTGGCCGGAGCCCTGCCGCGGGGCCGGACCGGGCCTGGCTCCGCGACACTCCGCTCGGGCGCCGCGGGACACCCGAGGACGTCGCCTCCGTCGTCGCCTTCCTGTGTTCGGACGGTGCCGGCTTCATCACGGGCGAGACGATCCTCGTCGACGGCGGCTGGCTCTCTTACTAGTTCACCGATCACCAACGACGTGCTGGAGACGATGGCGATGCGCATTCTGCAGATCGGCGGCGGCTCGATGGGTACGCGACGCATGCGCGACCTCCGCGGCCCGGACCACGCCGGCTCCCCCACCTCGATCTGGCTGCTCGATGCCCGCGAGGACCGCCGCGCCGCCGCGCTCGATCGATTCGGCATACCCGGCGTCGCGAACCTGGACGAGGCGCTCGCGCTCGAGCCCGACGCGTTCGTGATCTCGACGCCGCCACACCTGCACCAGCAGTTCGTCCGCACCGCACTGGAGTCGGGCAAACACGTGTTCTGCGAGGCGGACATCTGGCCGTTCGAGCTGGACCTGGTCGAACGTGCGCAGGCGGCGCACCCCGGTCTCGTCGCGGCACCTTCGGCAACGCTGCGTTTCCAGCCCGTGGTGCGCGAGGTCGCGCGCATCGTCGCCGAGGAGCTGGGACAACTGCACGCCTTCGGTTACGTGCTCTCGGTCGACGCGGCGTCCTGGCATCCGGGCGAGGGCAGCGAGTACTACGCGCGCCATCGCTCGACGGCCCCGGCGCGGGAGATGACCGCGTTCGAGCTGATCGCCCTGCAGCACATCTTCGGGCCGGCAGCGAGCGTGTCCGGGCTGGTGCAGCAGCGCGGAAGCCGCGCCTCGGACACCGAGGACACCTTCAGCCTGCAGTACCGGACCGAAGCCGGTGCCGCCGGGCAGCTCACCGTGCTGATGGCCTCGCCGCAGGTCGCGCGTCGCGGGTGGGCGGCCGGGGAGAACGGCATGGTGCACTTCGACCTGCTCACCGGCCTCGTCGACCGGCAGCTCCCGAGCCGCGGCCTGGAGGACTCGCGCAAGATCTGCGATTGGGCCGGCACCCTTGAAGCCGTCTACCTCGACGAGATCTCGACGTTCGTCGCCGCGGTCGCCGGCACCGCCGTCTGGCCGTACAGCTACCGCGAGTCGCGACTGGTCTGCGGCACCCTCGCCGCTGCCGAGCTCAGCACGATGACGGGGAACGTCGAAGCCGTGCGGTCGGACCTCGCGCCGGCAGCGGTCCCCGACGCGTATGCGCCGAGTGCGAGCATGCCCGGATGAGGCTGCTCCCGGGCGTTCACCTGGTCGGCAGTGGTTGGCTCGGCTTCGGTCTGAGCGACCGCGACGACAGCCACGTCTTCCTGGTCCACGACGGCGACGACGCGGTGCTCGTCGACGCCGGCTGCGGCCTGGCGAGCGAGCGGATCGCCCAGCACATCGACGACGCCGGGGTCCCGGGCGGCACCGTGTCGCGGATCCTGCTCACCCATGCCCACCCCGACCATGCCGCCGGCGCGAGCTCGCTGGCCGAGCTGCTCGGGGCGCAGGTGCTTGCCGCCCCGGTCACGGCGGACATCCTGCGTCGCGGGGACGAGGATGCGGCCGGGCTCACCGTGGCCCGCGCCGCCGGCCTCTATCCGCCACCGGTGCGGCTGCAGGCCGGCGAGGTGCACGAGATCGACGACGGCGACATTGTGCGCGTCGGCGGTATCGAGCTCCGGATCATCGCCACGCCGGGCCACGCGGCCGGGCACCTGTGCTTCGCTGCCCAGCTGGGCGGGCGCACCGTGCTGTTCTCCGGTGACCTGGTGTTCTCGCGCGGGCGGGTCGCCGTACTCGGCACGCCGGACACCGACCTGCGCCAACTCGCCACGAGCCTGCGCCGCGTCGCCGCGCTTCGGCCGGACGTGCTGCTGCCCGGGCACGGAACGCCGGTGCTCGACGACGCCTTCGCGCATCTCGACGCCGCCGTCGCCGCGCTGGACCGGCAACAACTACCGCCGCCGCTGCTGCCGTGACCGTCATCGGTGTCACCGGCGTCGGTTCGATCGGGGCCCGGCACGCCCGGGTGTTCGGCGAGCTGGCAGGCGTCGAGGTCGTGGTGCACGACGCCGTGGCGAGTCCGGCCGACCTCGCGACGCGGCTCGGGCCGGTGGTGCGTGTCGTGCCCACCCTCGCCGCGCTGCTGGATGCGGGAGTCGACGGGCTCGTCGTCGCGTCACCGGACGAGGTCCACGCCGAAGCCGCACTCGCCGCCTGCGAACGATCCGTCCCGGTCCTGCTCGAGAAACCGATCGCCGACACGGTCGAGGCGGCCGAACTGATCGCAGGTGCCGCAACTGCGACCGGCACCCCGGTCCTGATGGGGTACGTACTGCGTCACGTGCGCTGTCTGCACCGCGTGCGGGCCCTGCTCGACGTCGGCACGATCGGCCTCCCCGTCTCGTTCCAGGTGATGCTGGGGGCCTACGAGACGTTGCAGGTGGCACGGAACCGCTTCGATCGATCCGGCTACGGCGCCCTGTTCCGCGACTACAGCCACGAATGGGACTACCTGCGCTGGCTGCTCGCCCCGATCACCGGCGGGTTCGCGCTGGCGCGCGCCGCCGGCACCCTGGACCTGATGCAGGATCCGAACGTGGTCGACGTGGTGCTGCGGCTGGCCGACGGCACTACGGGCACGGCGCACCTGGACTACGTGCAGTCGCCGGGCACACGTGGGTTCACGATCGTCGGCGACCGGGGCACCGTGCAGGTCGACGTGCCCCGCGGTGAGGTCCGCGTCCGTCGTCCCGACGCGGACGAGACCGTCGAGTACGACGTCGAATCGCGCGACGACGCCTTCCGTGCACAGGCCGCGCACTTCGTCGCGGTAGCGGCGCGAACGGCCGAGCCGGTCGTGGACGTCGCCGACGGACTGGCGGCGCTGAAGGTCGCGGATGCGCTGCGGCGATCGGCGATGCAGCACCGCTGGGTCGACGTCGGCTGAGCGCTACTTGGCCGTCCAACCGCCGTCGACCGGGAGGTTCACTCCGGTGACGTACGCCGACGCCGCCGAGGCGAGGAACACGACCGGGCCCTTGATGTCCTCCGGTCCGGCGAGCCGTCCGAGCGGCACGGCCGCGGTGTAGTTGGCCACGAACTCCGCGGGCTGGTCCGGCGTTGCCAGGCCGCCGGGGCTGATGCAGTTCGCCCGTATCCCGTAGGGTGCATAGGCCATGGCGAGGTAGCGGGTGAAGTTGATCAGGCCGCCCTTGTCGTAGGCATAGAACGCCGGGTTGGTCATTCCCGTGTCCCCGTAGATCGAGAAGTCCGGCCCGACCATGCCGTAGATCGATGCGATATTGACGAACACGCCGGAGCCCTGCGCGATCATCTGCTCGCCGCATTCGCGACTGATCAGGAACGTACCCAACGAGTTGACGGTGGACGTCGCCGTCCAATCCGCCGCCGTGGTGTCGCGGACCGTTCCGCCGCCCCGCGCGACCGCGTTGTTCACCAGGATGTCGATGCGGCCGTGCCGGGCAACCACCGTGTCGCGCAGCCGGACGATCGACTCCTCCGACGTCAGGTCCAGCTCGGCCGAATCCGCTCCGAAGCCGCGCTGCCGAAGGTCGCGAGCGACGGTCTCGCAGGCGTCGACACCGCGTGCCGCCAGCACGACGTGGGCGCCGGCCCCCGCCAGCGCCTCGGCGATGTGTTGCCCGTATAGCCCCGCTCCCCCGGTGACGATCGCGACCTTGCCGTTGAGCGAGAAGGTTCCGGCCGGAGACTTAGGCATGACCATCGAGCACCTCGCGAATCCGGGCCGGGCCCACGCGCGGTAGCGCCTCGAGCCCGGCCAGTTGTTGGAGCGCGCCGGTGTCCTTGTAGCCGGCGCCGGTACCGATGACGATCACGCGATCGGCCGGATCGAGCGCGCCGCGTTCGGCGTCGGCCCGCGCGCCGGCGTAAGCCGTCGCCCCGGCGGGCTCGACCAGCAGCCCGTCGGAGCGGGCAAGGACGGCCTGTGCGGCATGCACCTGCGCGTCGCTCACCTCGATGACGTGCCCGTTACCGGCGTCGATCGCGTCCACCGCGCCGAAGGCGTCGAACAGCTGCGCCACCTGCAGTCCCGAGATCGTGGTGTCACAGTCGCCGGACAGGCCGCGCATGTCGCCGCGCAGGGCAGCAGCCAGCGTGGCGCAACCCTTCGGCTGGACCGCGACGAGGCGCGGAACCCGCTGACCCGAGCGCGCGACCTCCGCGAATCCGCGGCCGAGCCCGGCCAGCAGCCCGCCGCCGCCGACCGGCGCGTACACCACGGTCGTCTCCGGCCGCTGGCGGGCGATCTCGTGCGCGATCGTCTTGGCGCCCTCCATCGCCTCCGGGGAGTAGCGGCCACCCGTCAGGAAGGGGAACAGGCCCGCCGCCGCCGCGTGCTGCGAGATCGTCGTGGCGGCCGTCTCGGTGGCGGTGGCGTCGTGTCCCAGGCCGTCGACCAGGAACACGCGGGCGCCGAAGGCCCTGATCTGGAGCAGCTTCTGCGGCACGACGTCGCTGAGCGCGAACAAAGTCAGCGCGAGGCCGGCCCGCGCGCAGTACGCGGCCGCGGCGGCACCCCCGTTACCCGAGGACGTGCCCACCAGCCCGGTCACGCCGCGCTCGACCGCGAGCGACACAGCGACCGAGGCGATCCGGTCCTTGAACGATCCGGTCGGATTGAGGTGCTCGCACTTCATCGCGACAGAGCCGATGTGCAGCTCCGCGGCGGCGTCGAGGTCGACCACCGGCGTGTCACCCTCGCCGAGCGACACCACGGCACCGCGATCGTCGACCGGCAGCCAGGCCGAGTCGCGCCACATCCCGACGTCGGAGTAGGCCGGACCGGACCGTGGCTCGCCGATGCGCACGACGAATTCGCCGCCACAGATGTGGCACCGGTAGTCGAGCGATCCCCGTTCCCGGGTCGCCGTGCAGCCCCGGCACAGCAGCACCGACGCGCCCGCGCTACCGACAGCCGACGGCACCATCGGCCGCTACACCGACATCGGTTCGCTGAGCCGGGGAAGGGTCGACACGTCCACCGGGCACACGCCGGGTGTTGCCACCTCGATGATCTCCCCGGCGACGTCTTCGTACGCCCCGCGCCAGGCCAACGCTCCCTTGACCACCACGATCGAGGCGGCGCGCACGTCGACACCGACGGACGAGAGCTGCTCGGCATGAAACGGCGGCACGGCCGTCTCGGTCACCACGACCGTGTTGCCGGCGATCGACAACACGGCTGTGATGCCCATCGAGAACGTCTGGCCGGTCATGTAGTAGCCCGTGGTGCGGTAGGTCCCGTCACTGATCCGCTCCACCCGTCCCGAGACCCGCAGCGGTTCGCCGTGCATCCGGTCGGTCTTGGCGCCCAGCACGGTGTCGATACCGGCCCCCTCGCCGAGCCGTTCGGCGAGCCGGGCGACCTCGCGGTCGGCGATGGTCACGACTGCACCGGTCGCCCCGACCGCCAGCAGTTCGCGCAGCAGCGCGGTGCCGTCTCCGGGACTGCCTCCGCCGACGTTGTCGGCGACGTCGGCCAGAAAGACCGGTCGCCGGGTCGATGCGATCGCGCGCGCGACCGCCGTCCTGACATCGTCCCTCGCCACCGCGAACTCACCGGCGTGCTCCGCGATGTCCGCCACCGTGGCGTCGAGCACCGCATCGGCTGCCGCCGCGGAGTCGGCGTCGTGCACCGCGAGCACGCTCATCCCGGCGCGGTCGACGTCGCTGTAGGCGAACCCGCCGACGACGCAGAGGCGGGCCAGGTCGGCCGCGGCGGCGCGCGCCGCCGCGGCCTGCTGCACCCGCCGCATCGGGCCGCTCTCGGTTGCCTGCGCGAGTGGACAGACGAGCAACGGCACCTTGCGCACGCTGGTGCGCAGCTGCCGCCCGGCGAGCAGTTGGGTGACGAGGCCGCCGACCTCGCGCCCGCGCTCTCGCATGTCGACGTGCGGATAGGTGTCGTAGCTGACGAGGACGTCGCAGTTCTCCACGAGCGCGGGTGACGGGTTGGCGTGCAGGTCCAGCACCGCCCCGATCGGCACGTCACCGACGACGTCGCGCACCGTGGCGACAACGGCCGCCTCGACGTCGGCCGTGCCGACGGCCACCATCGCGCCGTGCAGGTTGAGCAGCACCGCGTCCAGGGGGCCCGCCCGACGCAGCTCGTCGTGCACGTCCTGGAGGATCCGCGCCATCGCTTCGGGCTCGGCCGGACCGGAGGGCCACGCGCCGGCCGAGAACACCGGCACCAGGTCGACGTCAGGCGTGTCGTAGAACCCGCCGATCACCGTGCCGATGCCGCGATTGTGTGCCTCGAGAGCATCGCCGGTGCGCAGCTCGAAGGCTTCGAAGTCGGCGAGGGTGGTGGCGCGAGCGGAGTATGTGTTGGTCTCGTGCCAGACACCGACTATCCCGACCCGTCCGGTCATGGCAGTTGCTCGGCGAGCGCCGCCTCGACTCGCTCGACGGTGTCGGTGAGTTCCTGCTCGCCGTGTGCGGCCGACACGTACCAGATGCCGCGTTGCGCCAGCCACAGCCCGTGGTCGGCCAGGCGCGTGGCGAAGCCGGCGTACCGGTCGAGGTCGAGGCGGTCCAGGCTGCGCAGGTCGCGCACCGGCGCGGGGTCACCGAAGCTGACGTGGAAGGCGGCCGCGACGCCCTGCACGCGCAACGGGATCTCGTATCGCTCGGCGAGCTTGGCCAGCTGCGCCATCAGTTCGGTGCCGTACGCGTCGACGCGCTCGTACGGCGGATCGGACTGCAGCAGTTGCTGCGTGGCGACGACGGCTGCGGCCGCCATGACGGAGCCGTTGAAGGTCCCGGAATGGTTCACGACCCCCGTCCCGAACGGCTCCATAAGGTCGCGGCGGCCGGCGAGGCCGGCCACCGGCCAGCCGCCGGCCATCGCCTTGCCGTACGTCGCCAGGTCGGGCGTGACGCCGTACTTCTCGGCCGCACCGCCGAGGGCGATCCGGAAGCCCGTGATGACCTCGTCGAAGATCAGCACCACGCCATGCTGATCGCACAGCTCGCGGACACGTTGCAGGTAGCCCGGCAACGGTTCGATGCCGCCCGCGTTGACCATCATCGGCTCCATGATCACCGCCGCGATGGTGTCGCCCGAGACGCTCAGCAGCGCGGCCAACGCCTCGGCGTCGTTCCACGGCAGCATGTGGCTGTCGGCGAGGTGGCTGCTCAACTGGCCTGCGCTGGCGACGCCCGACTGCTGCCCGGACGTATGCACCAGGACGTTGTCGAGCCAGCCGTGGTAGTGACCCTCGAAGTGCACGAACGTCGATCGCCCGGTCGCGGCACGCGCGGCCCGCAAGGCTGCCTGGACGCACTCGGTACCCGTCATCCCGAGCCGGATCATGTCGGCCCAGCCGAGGGCGGCGAGGGTCAGCTCGCAGGCCTGCACCTCCAGCGCGTTCTGGCCGCCGAACAGCATCCCGCGAGTGCACGCGTCACTGACCGCCTCGTTGACAGCCGCGTTGGCGTGACCGAGGAAGTGCGGCCCCTGGCCGAGCACGTAGTCGATGTACTCGTTGTCGTCGACGTCCCAGAGCCGCGCACCCGCGCCACGCGCGAAGAAGACCGGCGGGGCCGAAAGGCGCACGTTGGAGTTCACGCCGCCGGGAACGCTGATCAGGGCTCGCTGCCGGAACGCCTCGGAGTGCGTCCGCACCGGGGTACCTGTCATCTGTGATCCCTTCACGACGTCCGACCGGCGAGCTACGAGTGCGCCCGCGCCGCGGGTAGCCCGCGGTGGTCCAGCCGGCGACGGTTCTGCCGAATGGAACCGCCCACTCACTAGGTGAAACCACGTCAAGTTAGCCGGAAGCGCCGGACGCCGTCAACACTCGCATGGATGCGCCGCGGTAATTCGGCTGCCGTCAGCTCAGGTCGGCAGCCGCCGGTAACCGTCGGTGAGGCTGGTGGCACTTGCCCGCAGCGCGCGCACGACGTCCGGCACCAGGTTGCGAGGCAGTCGATTGGCCGGTGCGCTGACGCTGAGTCCGGCCGCGACCGGCAGCCCCAACAGCGGGACGGCCACGCACCGGCCGTCGTCCTGCGCCTCCAGGTCGTCGATCGCGTAGTGCGTCGTCTTGACCTTCTTCACCTCGGCGAGGAAGTCCTCGGGGGTGGTCAGCGTCCGGTTCGTCAACGGCGGCATGCCTTCCGCGGCGAGGATCGCGGCGACCCGTTCGGGTTCGAGCTGGGCGGCGATCACCTTGCCCAGCGCGGTCGCGTGCAGCGGTGAACGCTCTCCGATCCGGGCCGCGAGACGCATCATCTGGGTACACTCGACCACCGCGACGTGCACGATCTGGCCACCGTCCAGGACGCCGATGTTCACCGTCTCGTTCAGGTCGTCGCGCAGCCGCTCCAGCTGCGACTGGGCGCGTTCGATGAACAGCTCCATCTGCCGGCTGCGCTGCGGGCGGAACGCCAGGCCCAGCCGGAACAGGCCGGATTCGGCGTCGCGCTGCACGTACCGTCGGCCCTCCAGGGCGAGCAGGTAGCGGTATGCCGAGCTCTTCGGGAGCTTGGCCTCGCGCGCCACGTCCGCCAGCGCGACGCCCTGTTCCTGGTCATGCAGGATGTCCAGGATGTCGCACACGCGCTCGACGGCGCGGATCGGGTAGATGGCGCCGTCGCTGGTCTCCGCACTCGTCATTGCGCCTCCGTCGAACCTGCGGTGAGCCCGTTCGTCGGGCTCATGTCCTGCGTCCAGTCCTCCCCCTGCCGTACCAGCTGTTGGCACGATTCATCCGAAGACTGAAACATTGCGCTACTCTACTGCTCGCTGGCACGCACCACATCCCTCCCTCGGTCCCGAGGCGACACTCGCGCGCCCCGGCGAGTCCGGTCGGTCGAAAGGCACATCGCATGAGCTCACCCGCGCAGGCGACCTCATCCCCCGCCGGCGTCGACGTCGAACGCCGGCTGCTGGCCCGGATCCCGGGCGGCACGCAGCTGCTGAGCAAGCGCCCCGAGCAGTTCGCGCCCGGGCAGTGGCCGCGCTTCTACGCCCGCGCCAAGGGCGTGGAGGTCTGGGACCTGGACGGCCGCCGGTATCTCGACATGAGCATCACCGGCGTCGGGACGTGCGTTCTGGGTTTCGCCGACGACGAGGTCAACGCAGCCGTGCACGCGGCGGTGGAGCGCGGTTCGATGTCGACGCTCAACTGCGTCGAGGATCTCGTCCTCGCCGACCTGCTGGTGGAACTGCATCCGTGGGCCGACATGGTGCGCTACGCGCGCACCGGCGGCGAGGCGCTGTCGGTCGCGGTCCGCCTGGCGCGTGCCGCGACCGGACGCAGCGCGGTGGCGTTCTGCGGGTACCACGGCTGGAGCGACTGGTACATCGCGGCGAACCTCGCCGACAGCCGCGAACTCGACGGCCACCTCTTACCCGGGCTCGATCCGGCCGGCGTGCCGCGCGAGCTGCAGGCGACTGCCCTGCCGTTCCGTTACAACCAGCCGGACGACCTACGCCGCATCGTTGCCGATCACGGGCACGACCTCGCCGCCATCGTGATGGAACCGGTGCGGGGCAACAACCCCGATCCGGGCTTCCTGGAGCAGGTGCGGCGGATCGCCACCGAGTCCGGCGCCGTCCTGATCTTCGACGAGGTGACGAGCGGGCTGCGCCTGAACACCGGCGGGGCGCATCTGACGTTCGGGGTGCATCCGGACGTCGCAGTGTTCGCCAAGGCACTGAGCAACGGCTACCCGATGGCGGCCGTGATCGGCATCGGCGCGGTCATGGAGGCCGCGCAGCGTTCGTTCGTCAGCAGCTCGTACTGGACCGAACTGATCGGCCCGACGGCGGCGATCGCGACGCTGACCAAGCACCGCCGGCTCGACGTAGGAGCACGCCTGACCGCGATCGGCGTGCGAGTGCAGCAGGGCTGGCGCTCGGCCGCGGCGACCAGCGGGCTGGCGATCGAGGTGTCGGGCATTCCGCCACTGAGCCATCTCGCGTTCGAGCACCATCCGCAGGCTACGGCGACCCTGTACACGCAACTCATGCTCGAGCGCGGTTTCCTTGCTGGTAAGGCGTTCTATGCCTCGTACGCCCACGAGGACCACCTGATCGACGCGTATCTCGAGTCGGTGCACGAGGTCTTCGGGCTGCTCGCCACCGCCGTTGCGCAGGAGTCTGTCGAGGCGCAGCTGCGTGGGCCGGTCGCTCAGACCGGTTTTGCCCGACTGACGTGAGTGCCGGGCGCGCCGGCCGCCCACCCGAGCGCGTCGCGGTGATCGGCGCCGGGGTGGCCGGGCTGAGTACGGCGTGGTTCCTGCAGGAGCGCGGCGCCGGTGTCACGGTCTACGACCGCGGCGAGGTCGGTGCCGGGTCGTCGCGCGGCA
This genomic stretch from Jatrophihabitans cynanchi harbors:
- a CDS encoding SDR family NAD(P)-dependent oxidoreductase, whose amino-acid sequence is MPKSPAGTFSLNGKVAIVTGGAGLYGQHIAEALAGAGAHVVLAARGVDACETVARDLRQRGFGADSAELDLTSEESIVRLRDTVVARHGRIDILVNNAVARGGGTVRDTTAADWTATSTVNSLGTFLISRECGEQMIAQGSGVFVNIASIYGMVGPDFSIYGDTGMTNPAFYAYDKGGLINFTRYLAMAYAPYGIRANCISPGGLATPDQPAEFVANYTAAVPLGRLAGPEDIKGPVVFLASAASAYVTGVNLPVDGGWTAK
- a CDS encoding pyridoxal-phosphate dependent enzyme, with product MVPSAVGSAGASVLLCRGCTATRERGSLDYRCHICGGEFVVRIGEPRSGPAYSDVGMWRDSAWLPVDDRGAVVSLGEGDTPVVDLDAAAELHIGSVAMKCEHLNPTGSFKDRIASVAVSLAVERGVTGLVGTSSGNGGAAAAAYCARAGLALTLFALSDVVPQKLLQIRAFGARVFLVDGLGHDATATETAATTISQHAAAAGLFPFLTGGRYSPEAMEGAKTIAHEIARQRPETTVVYAPVGGGGLLAGLGRGFAEVARSGQRVPRLVAVQPKGCATLAAALRGDMRGLSGDCDTTISGLQVAQLFDAFGAVDAIDAGNGHVIEVSDAQVHAAQAVLARSDGLLVEPAGATAYAGARADAERGALDPADRVIVIGTGAGYKDTGALQQLAGLEALPRVGPARIREVLDGHA
- a CDS encoding M81 family metallopeptidase, encoding MTGRVGIVGVWHETNTYSARATTLADFEAFELRTGDALEAHNRGIGTVIGGFYDTPDVDLVPVFSAGAWPSGPAEPEAMARILQDVHDELRRAGPLDAVLLNLHGAMVAVGTADVEAAVVATVRDVVGDVPIGAVLDLHANPSPALVENCDVLVSYDTYPHVDMRERGREVGGLVTQLLAGRQLRTSVRKVPLLVCPLAQATESGPMRRVQQAAAARAAAADLARLCVVGGFAYSDVDRAGMSVLAVHDADSAAAADAVLDATVADIAEHAGEFAVARDDVRTAVARAIASTRRPVFLADVADNVGGGSPGDGTALLRELLAVGATGAVVTIADREVARLAERLGEGAGIDTVLGAKTDRMHGEPLRVSGRVERISDGTYRTTGYYMTGQTFSMGITAVLSIAGNTVVVTETAVPPFHAEQLSSVGVDVRAASIVVVKGALAWRGAYEDVAGEIIEVATPGVCPVDVSTLPRLSEPMSV
- a CDS encoding aspartate aminotransferase family protein is translated as MTGTPVRTHSEAFRQRALISVPGGVNSNVRLSAPPVFFARGAGARLWDVDDNEYIDYVLGQGPHFLGHANAAVNEAVSDACTRGMLFGGQNALEVQACELTLAALGWADMIRLGMTGTECVQAALRAARAATGRSTFVHFEGHYHGWLDNVLVHTSGQQSGVASAGQLSSHLADSHMLPWNDAEALAALLSVSGDTIAAVIMEPMMVNAGGIEPLPGYLQRVRELCDQHGVVLIFDEVITGFRIALGGAAEKYGVTPDLATYGKAMAGGWPVAGLAGRRDLMEPFGTGVVNHSGTFNGSVMAAAAVVATQQLLQSDPPYERVDAYGTELMAQLAKLAERYEIPLRVQGVAAAFHVSFGDPAPVRDLRSLDRLDLDRYAGFATRLADHGLWLAQRGIWYVSAAHGEQELTDTVERVEAALAEQLP
- a CDS encoding IclR family transcriptional regulator — its product is MTSAETSDGAIYPIRAVERVCDILDILHDQEQGVALADVAREAKLPKSSAYRYLLALEGRRYVQRDAESGLFRLGLAFRPQRSRQMELFIERAQSQLERLRDDLNETVNIGVLDGGQIVHVAVVECTQMMRLAARIGERSPLHATALGKVIAAQLEPERVAAILAAEGMPPLTNRTLTTPEDFLAEVKKVKTTHYAIDDLEAQDDGRCVAVPLLGLPVAAGLSVSAPANRLPRNLVPDVVRALRASATSLTDGYRRLPT